DNA sequence from the Longimicrobium sp. genome:
CGCGGAGCTGGAGCTTTGCATGGGTCTCAGCGGTTCACCTGGACGCCCCCTCGCCCGCGAGGCGGCGGTCAAGCGCGTGCAAGAAGCGGGCGACCCGGCGCCCGTTCGTCCCGAAATCGCCGCGCCCCACGCGTGACGACGAGCGCAGGTCCACCCGCGTCATCCCCTTGTCGTCCAACGAGATGCGGATGACCACGTCGTCGATGAACCCCCACAGCGGCGTGCGTGCCTCGGCGCGGATCGTTCCCGTGCCGGCGGCCTCTTCGGTGATCGTCCACCGGGGCATGGCGCGCGCCGTCTCCAGCGCCGCGCTCCACACCCGCGCGAAGG
Encoded proteins:
- a CDS encoding DUF1499 domain-containing protein, whose product is MGLWTAFTRNVAETRPDAPHPRLRGRAYPVAFARVWSAALETARAMPRWTITEEAAGTGTIRAEARTPLWGFIDDVVIRISLDDKGMTRVDLRSSSRVGRGDFGTNGRRVARFLHALDRRLAGEGASR